In Devosia sp. XK-2, one DNA window encodes the following:
- the ubiA gene encoding 4-hydroxybenzoate octaprenyltransferase has protein sequence MNTPHPTGTVADAQKDNWLDRYAPEPVKPYGRLARWDRPIGFYLLFWPCAWGIGLAALAQPEFGFGWWAAILMFIGAILMRGAGCTFNDIVDRDIDMQVARTRSRPIPSGQVTAREAFYFLIAQALLASAILFQFNRFTVWAAIASLVLVAIYPFMKRITWWPQLFLGLAFSYGALVGWSSQTGGLSWAPVVLYVGTILWVIGYDTIYALQDIEDDALVGVKSTARLFGDNVRPAVAVLYAGAFLLWNVASLMAGGGIIFAAISLVAAGLMAWQLWTLDKDVPLNPYSRFYNNHYVGMALTLALLADWVW, from the coding sequence ATGAACACCCCCCATCCCACTGGCACCGTCGCCGACGCCCAAAAGGACAATTGGCTCGATCGTTATGCGCCCGAGCCGGTCAAGCCCTATGGCCGCCTGGCGCGCTGGGACCGGCCGATCGGCTTTTATCTTTTGTTCTGGCCCTGCGCCTGGGGCATCGGGCTGGCGGCCCTGGCGCAGCCCGAATTCGGCTTCGGCTGGTGGGCGGCGATCCTGATGTTCATTGGCGCCATTCTGATGCGCGGGGCGGGGTGCACCTTTAACGACATTGTCGACCGCGACATCGATATGCAGGTGGCGCGGACGCGGTCGCGACCTATCCCGTCTGGCCAGGTGACGGCCCGCGAGGCCTTTTATTTCCTGATTGCCCAGGCCTTGCTCGCCTCGGCAATTCTGTTCCAGTTCAACCGGTTTACCGTTTGGGCTGCCATTGCCTCGCTGGTGCTGGTGGCCATCTACCCCTTCATGAAGCGCATCACCTGGTGGCCGCAGCTTTTCCTCGGGTTGGCCTTTTCCTATGGCGCGCTGGTGGGCTGGTCGAGCCAGACCGGGGGCCTGAGCTGGGCGCCGGTGGTTCTCTATGTCGGCACCATCCTCTGGGTCATCGGCTATGACACCATCTACGCGCTGCAGGATATCGAGGACGACGCGCTGGTCGGCGTCAAATCCACCGCGCGCCTGTTCGGTGACAATGTGCGCCCCGCCGTTGCCGTGCTCTATGCGGGGGCATTTCTGCTCTGGAACGTGGCTTCACTCATGGCCGGCGGCGGCATCATCTTTGCCGCCATTTCGTTGGTCGCTGCCGGTCTCATGGCCTGGCAGCTCTGGACGCTGGACAAGGACGTGCCGCTCAATCCGTACAGCCGCTTTTACAACAACCACTATGTCGGCATGGCGCTGACCCTGGCGCTGCTGGCCGATTGGGTTTGGTAG
- a CDS encoding 3'(2'),5'-bisphosphate nucleotidase CysQ, translating to MPAFAPPYDDDLELLRSTAVAAGIIASSYFRRDIKSWTKENASPVSEADIVVDRFLAANLLQARPNYGWLSEETVDNPSRLDCERVFVVDPIDGTRAFLRGEDYWTVSLAVVEHGVPVAGVVYAPARDELYEASKGGGARLNGKPLMRSRRAGTAPLIPAPGAVHQELQAAGLDYTRGPAFPSLAYRLVQVATGRLDAAVARRGSQDWDIAGAAVILAECGLDFADVCTGFPQLNKRDVRHGALAALGDMSLKPLVHAALIKVYGCPQTLYGADAAQTQLPQTRD from the coding sequence ATGCCGGCTTTCGCCCCACCCTACGATGATGACCTCGAACTGCTCCGCTCGACCGCGGTGGCAGCCGGCATCATCGCCTCGAGCTATTTCCGGCGCGATATCAAGTCCTGGACCAAGGAAAATGCCTCGCCGGTCAGCGAAGCCGACATCGTGGTGGACCGGTTTCTGGCCGCCAATCTCCTGCAGGCGCGCCCCAATTATGGCTGGCTGAGTGAAGAGACGGTCGACAATCCTTCACGTTTGGACTGCGAGCGCGTCTTTGTCGTCGACCCCATTGACGGCACCCGTGCCTTTTTGCGCGGGGAGGATTATTGGACGGTCTCGCTGGCCGTTGTGGAACATGGTGTGCCGGTTGCCGGCGTTGTCTATGCCCCGGCCCGCGACGAGCTCTATGAAGCCTCCAAAGGCGGTGGCGCCCGCCTCAATGGCAAGCCCCTCATGCGCAGTCGCCGCGCCGGGACGGCTCCGCTCATTCCCGCCCCGGGTGCGGTGCATCAGGAATTGCAGGCCGCCGGGCTCGACTATACGCGCGGACCGGCATTCCCGTCCCTGGCCTATCGGCTGGTGCAGGTGGCGACGGGCCGGCTCGACGCCGCCGTGGCGCGTCGCGGCTCGCAGGACTGGGACATTGCCGGAGCAGCGGTCATTCTGGCCGAATGCGGCCTCGACTTTGCCGATGTGTGCACCGGGTTCCCACAATTGAACAAACGAGATGTGCGCCACGGGGCGCTTGCGGCCCTGGGCGACATGAGCCTAAAACCCCTCGTGCATGCGGCGCTGATCAAGGTCTATGGTTGCCCCCAGACCCTGTATGGTGCCGATGCAGCTCAAACTCAATTGCCTCAAACGCGGGACTGA
- a CDS encoding DUF4170 domain-containing protein has translation MAETTDKQLLHLVIGGELASGEGVTFADLDQVDIVGVYPNYAAAEKVWRAKAQQTVDSAQTRYFIVHLHRLLDPTTDTTRG, from the coding sequence ATGGCTGAAACGACCGACAAGCAACTCTTGCATCTGGTGATTGGTGGCGAACTCGCCAGCGGCGAGGGCGTGACCTTTGCCGATCTCGATCAGGTCGATATCGTTGGCGTCTATCCCAACTACGCCGCGGCCGAAAAGGTGTGGCGCGCCAAGGCACAGCAGACCGTGGATAGCGCCCAGACGCGCTATTTCATCGTGCATCTGCATCGCCTGCTGGACCCCACAACCGACACCACAAGGGGTTAG
- a CDS encoding PilZ domain-containing protein: MSQDERKTQRHRTLKGGKIVFNDRRSVYDCTVRNLSETGAKLAVTSTLGIPQRFALTLADGRNFDCEIAWHTETEIGVRFL, encoded by the coding sequence GTGAGCCAGGACGAGCGCAAGACACAGCGGCACCGCACCCTCAAGGGCGGCAAGATCGTCTTTAACGATCGCCGCTCGGTCTACGACTGCACCGTGCGCAATCTTTCCGAGACCGGCGCCAAACTTGCGGTGACCAGCACCCTTGGCATTCCCCAGCGCTTCGCCCTGACCCTGGCGGACGGACGCAATTTCGATTGTGAAATTGCCTGGCACACCGAAACCGAAATCGGCGTCCGCTTCCTCTAG
- a CDS encoding invasion associated locus B family protein: MALLAAPVQAQGTVRAEYGDWQMSCDTPPGASFEQCAIIQNVLAEDQPNVGLSVIVLRTADREARLLRVLAPLGVLLPNGLGLNVDGTDMGRVAFVRCLPNGCVAEVELDDEIINVLSEGTNAIFVVFKTPEEGVGIPVSLNGFAEGFAALP; encoded by the coding sequence ATGGCCCTGCTGGCTGCCCCAGTTCAGGCACAGGGCACGGTGCGCGCCGAATATGGCGACTGGCAGATGAGCTGCGATACACCGCCCGGTGCCAGTTTCGAGCAGTGCGCCATCATTCAGAACGTGCTTGCCGAAGACCAGCCCAATGTCGGCCTCTCCGTCATCGTTCTGCGCACGGCCGACCGCGAGGCGCGCCTGTTGCGGGTACTGGCTCCGCTGGGCGTCCTGCTCCCCAACGGACTGGGCCTTAATGTCGATGGCACCGATATGGGCCGGGTGGCCTTCGTGCGTTGCCTGCCCAATGGCTGCGTCGCCGAGGTCGAACTCGATGACGAGATCATCAATGTGCTGTCCGAAGGCACCAATGCCATTTTCGTGGTCTTCAAGACCCCAGAAGAGGGCGTGGGCATACCCGTATCGCTCAATGGCTTTGCCGAAGGCTTTGCGGCCCTTCCCTGA
- the purD gene encoding phosphoribosylamine--glycine ligase: protein MRVMVIGSGGREHALAWKIAQSPLVDALLVAPGNGGTGALATNIPVDITDHAAVIAAVKEHAVDFVVVGPDAQVVAGLGDDVRAAGITCFCPSKVAGQLEGSKSFTKALCDEFDIPTAAYGRFEDEASALAYLYTQGAPIVIKADGLAAGKGVTVAMSMEEAEAAIIDCFAGTFGQSGAAVVIEEFMEGEEVSLFVLSDGETILPLTTAQDHKRAFDGDKGPNTGGMGAYSPAPVMSKAIYDQTMARIVEPTIRGMAQRGMPYAGVLYAGLMLTEDGPKLVEYNARFGDPECQVMMMRLESDIVPLLHAVATGTLAGHDVAWKDDFALTVIMATKGYPGDYDKGSEIKGVDGLDSDTLTVFHAGTKRDGERLLANGGRVLNVTALGASVREAQERAYRGVDAIVWPEGFARRDIGWREIARES from the coding sequence ATGCGCGTAATGGTCATTGGTTCGGGTGGGCGCGAGCACGCATTGGCCTGGAAGATCGCGCAGTCACCGCTGGTGGATGCCCTCTTAGTGGCTCCGGGCAATGGCGGCACCGGGGCGCTGGCCACCAATATCCCGGTCGACATTACCGACCATGCGGCCGTGATTGCCGCCGTAAAAGAGCACGCCGTGGATTTTGTCGTGGTCGGCCCCGACGCGCAGGTGGTGGCAGGCCTGGGCGACGATGTCCGCGCCGCTGGCATTACCTGTTTCTGTCCCTCCAAGGTTGCCGGGCAGCTCGAGGGCTCCAAGAGCTTCACCAAGGCGCTCTGTGACGAATTCGATATCCCCACCGCCGCTTATGGCCGCTTCGAGGACGAAGCCTCGGCCCTGGCCTATCTCTATACGCAAGGCGCGCCCATCGTGATCAAGGCCGATGGCCTGGCCGCCGGCAAGGGCGTCACGGTGGCCATGAGCATGGAGGAGGCCGAGGCGGCCATTATCGATTGTTTTGCCGGCACGTTCGGGCAATCGGGCGCTGCGGTGGTCATCGAGGAATTCATGGAAGGCGAGGAGGTCAGCCTTTTCGTGCTCAGCGATGGCGAAACCATCCTGCCGCTGACCACCGCCCAGGACCACAAGCGCGCCTTCGACGGCGACAAGGGCCCCAATACCGGCGGCATGGGCGCCTATTCGCCCGCTCCGGTAATGAGCAAGGCCATTTATGACCAGACCATGGCCCGCATTGTCGAGCCGACCATACGCGGCATGGCCCAGCGCGGCATGCCCTATGCCGGGGTGCTCTATGCCGGGCTGATGCTGACCGAGGATGGTCCCAAGCTCGTCGAATACAATGCCCGTTTCGGCGATCCGGAATGCCAGGTGATGATGATGCGCCTGGAAAGCGACATTGTTCCCCTGCTCCATGCCGTGGCCACCGGCACCCTGGCCGGGCATGACGTGGCCTGGAAAGACGACTTTGCCCTCACCGTCATTATGGCCACCAAGGGCTATCCGGGCGATTATGACAAAGGCAGCGAGATCAAAGGCGTCGACGGGCTCGACAGCGATACGCTGACCGTGTTCCACGCTGGAACGAAGCGTGATGGCGAACGTTTACTGGCCAATGGCGGGCGCGTGCTCAATGTCACCGCGCTCGGGGCATCGGTCAGAGAGGCACAGGAACGTGCTTATAGAGGCGTGGACGCAATTGTTTGGCCAGAAGGCTTTGCCCGACGCGATATCGGCTGGCGGGAAATCGCCCGCGAAAGCTGA
- the xseA gene encoding exodeoxyribonuclease VII large subunit, with protein sequence MSQPLTNAAEFTVSEIAQAVKRTVEDEFGHVRVRGEISGFRGQHSSGHAYFTLKDDAASIDAVVWKGNYARLAFKPEEGLEVIATGRLTTFPRSSKYQIVIENIEPAGAGALMALLEERRKKLLAEGLFARDRKRPLPYLPRVIGVVTSPTGAVIRDILHRLDDRFPSHVLVWPVRVQGDTCAPEVVNAIEGFNALVPGGPIPRPDLLIVARGGGSIEDLWGFNEEAVVRAVAGSDIPVITAVGHETDTTLVDYASDMRAPTPTAAAEAAVPVRAELIAYVEDQGARQRQTMRRGLMSLKDRLRAASAGLPRPADLASTQRQSLDLASSQLSSALRHFVQARRIAFSNLAASVQPRLIRQSHAELSRGLDVLERRGRAGLAANLERARLTFAPRARQLPAAAATALERKQAALARLVPRLSDKPLRAELRHAQSHIAPLGARLDAAAGQAARARRSHWAQLGKLLETLSYRNVLARGYALVQDEAGQIVTSQAGARPGEALKLSFADGEVGVVVAGAPPTRRKPSRSGPDDGSQESLF encoded by the coding sequence ATGTCTCAGCCTCTGACCAATGCCGCCGAGTTCACCGTTTCCGAAATCGCCCAGGCGGTCAAACGCACGGTCGAGGACGAATTCGGCCATGTGCGGGTGCGTGGGGAGATTTCCGGCTTTCGCGGCCAGCATTCCTCCGGTCACGCCTATTTCACCCTCAAGGACGATGCCGCTTCCATTGATGCGGTGGTCTGGAAGGGCAATTATGCGCGCCTGGCATTCAAGCCCGAGGAAGGGCTTGAGGTTATCGCCACCGGGCGGCTGACCACTTTTCCGCGCTCGTCCAAATATCAGATCGTCATCGAAAATATCGAACCGGCCGGCGCCGGAGCGCTGATGGCGCTGCTCGAGGAGCGCCGTAAGAAGCTCTTGGCCGAGGGCCTGTTCGCGCGGGATCGCAAACGCCCCCTGCCCTATCTGCCCCGGGTTATTGGCGTGGTCACCTCCCCCACCGGCGCGGTTATCCGCGACATCCTGCATCGGCTCGATGATCGTTTCCCAAGCCATGTCCTGGTCTGGCCGGTGCGGGTGCAGGGCGACACCTGCGCGCCCGAAGTGGTCAATGCCATTGAAGGCTTCAACGCGCTTGTGCCCGGCGGCCCGATTCCGCGCCCCGACCTCTTGATCGTCGCCCGTGGCGGCGGCTCGATCGAGGATCTCTGGGGCTTTAACGAAGAAGCGGTGGTCCGCGCCGTCGCCGGGTCCGACATTCCGGTCATCACCGCTGTCGGGCACGAAACCGATACCACGCTTGTCGATTATGCCTCCGATATGCGGGCGCCCACACCGACCGCAGCAGCCGAGGCCGCGGTCCCCGTGCGTGCCGAGCTGATCGCCTATGTGGAGGACCAAGGCGCCCGGCAGCGTCAGACCATGCGACGCGGCCTGATGAGTCTCAAGGATCGATTGCGCGCCGCCAGTGCAGGCCTGCCCCGTCCCGCCGACCTGGCTTCAACGCAGCGCCAAAGCCTTGATCTGGCCAGCAGCCAATTATCGAGCGCATTGCGGCATTTTGTGCAGGCCCGGCGCATTGCCTTTTCCAATCTGGCTGCATCGGTGCAGCCGCGCCTGATCAGGCAAAGCCATGCCGAACTCTCAAGGGGGCTCGATGTGCTCGAACGGCGCGGCCGGGCTGGTCTTGCCGCCAACCTCGAGCGCGCCCGCCTGACCTTCGCGCCGCGGGCGCGCCAATTGCCCGCGGCGGCCGCCACGGCCTTGGAGCGCAAGCAGGCAGCGCTTGCGCGCCTCGTCCCCCGATTGTCCGATAAGCCCTTGCGGGCCGAATTGCGACATGCCCAGAGCCATATTGCGCCCCTGGGGGCACGGCTCGATGCCGCAGCCGGTCAAGCGGCGCGGGCCCGTCGCTCACACTGGGCGCAATTGGGAAAGCTTCTGGAAACCCTGAGCTATCGCAATGTCTTGGCACGCGGCTATGCTTTGGTGCAGGACGAAGCCGGACAGATTGTCACCAGCCAGGCGGGTGCCAGGCCGGGCGAGGCGCTCAAGCTCAGCTTTGCCGATGGCGAGGTTGGCGTCGTGGTCGCCGGTGCGCCGCCGACGCGCCGCAAGCCCAGCCGGTCCGGGCCCGATGACGGTTCACAGGAAAGTCTCTTTTGA
- a CDS encoding glutamate--cysteine ligase, with protein MAGVDTLSPQIESRNDLIEAMERGAKPADQWCIGTEHEKHVFHTNPLRPVAYEGEQGIKALLAGIEKETGWHPFYDGDNPIGLRNNEIAGGISLEPGGQFELSGSPMTDLHGTAAELSEHMRVTKKVAAPLDIHFLGLGVTPLWAVEDIKAMPKSRYGIMTKYMGETGTLGTSMMYRSATVQTNLDFSSEIDMVKKLRVSLALQPVATALFANSPFADGRDTGYLSFRSEIWRNTDDDRTGMLPFVFEPGFGFERYADYALDVPMYFVIRDKKYINVAGESFRDFLDGRLPQLPGEKPTIKDWEDHLSTLFPEVRLKQFLEMRGADMGDEAHVVALSAFWTGLLYDETSLESAWELVKNWTDEDREHLRREVPRLGLDTPFDRSSIFDIAAQAVGIAEAGLVRRNRLNAQGQDETIYLAPLEETIRTGKAPAQRWLEKFHGEWNQSVLPIFKEAEL; from the coding sequence ATGGCCGGCGTCGACACCCTCTCGCCCCAGATCGAATCGCGCAACGACCTGATCGAGGCGATGGAACGCGGCGCCAAGCCGGCGGACCAGTGGTGCATCGGCACCGAGCACGAAAAGCACGTATTCCACACCAATCCGCTGCGTCCGGTTGCCTATGAGGGTGAGCAGGGCATCAAGGCCCTTCTGGCCGGCATCGAGAAGGAGACCGGCTGGCACCCTTTCTATGATGGCGACAATCCCATTGGCCTGAGGAATAACGAGATTGCCGGCGGCATTTCGCTTGAGCCAGGCGGGCAGTTCGAGCTCTCCGGCTCGCCCATGACCGATCTGCATGGCACCGCGGCTGAACTTAGCGAACATATGCGCGTCACCAAAAAGGTCGCCGCACCGCTCGATATTCATTTTCTGGGCCTGGGCGTCACCCCGCTTTGGGCCGTTGAAGATATCAAGGCCATGCCCAAGTCGCGTTATGGCATCATGACCAAATATATGGGTGAAACCGGCACGCTGGGCACCTCGATGATGTACCGCTCGGCCACGGTGCAGACCAATCTCGATTTTTCGAGCGAGATCGACATGGTCAAAAAGCTGCGCGTCTCGCTGGCCTTGCAGCCGGTTGCAACGGCGCTTTTTGCCAATTCGCCTTTCGCCGATGGCCGCGATACCGGCTATCTCAGCTTCCGCAGCGAGATCTGGCGCAATACCGATGACGACCGCACCGGCATGCTGCCTTTCGTGTTCGAACCCGGTTTCGGCTTTGAGCGCTATGCCGATTATGCGCTCGATGTGCCGATGTATTTCGTCATCCGCGACAAGAAATATATCAATGTCGCCGGCGAGAGCTTCCGTGATTTTCTCGATGGCCGCCTGCCGCAATTGCCGGGCGAGAAGCCGACCATCAAGGATTGGGAGGATCACCTATCCACCCTTTTCCCCGAAGTGCGCTTGAAGCAGTTCCTCGAAATGCGCGGCGCCGATATGGGCGACGAGGCCCATGTGGTGGCCCTTTCCGCATTCTGGACGGGCCTGCTCTATGATGAGACCTCGCTGGAATCGGCGTGGGAACTGGTCAAGAACTGGACCGATGAAGACCGCGAGCATTTGCGTCGCGAGGTGCCGCGGCTCGGTCTCGATACGCCGTTCGACCGCTCATCGATCTTCGACATTGCCGCCCAGGCGGTCGGGATCGCCGAAGCCGGCCTTGTCCGCCGCAACCGGCTCAACGCCCAGGGGCAGGACGAAACCATTTATCTCGCCCCCCTCGAAGAAACCATCCGCACCGGCAAGGCCCCGGCCCAGCGCTGGCTCGAGAAGTTCCATGGCGAATGGAACCAGAGCGTGCTGCCCATTTTCAAGGAAGCCGAGCTCTAA
- a CDS encoding DUF2093 domain-containing protein: protein MNIFDKGFAPAEASLRYLDGDYVVLKPGSFVRCAITGKPIPLDELHYWSVDRQEPYVDAMAANEALERFGRGN, encoded by the coding sequence ATGAACATCTTCGATAAGGGGTTTGCGCCCGCGGAAGCGAGCCTGCGCTATCTCGATGGCGACTATGTCGTGCTCAAGCCCGGCAGCTTCGTGCGCTGCGCGATTACCGGCAAGCCGATCCCGCTCGACGAGCTGCATTATTGGAGCGTTGACCGGCAGGAGCCCTATGTCGATGCCATGGCGGCAAACGAGGCGCTGGAACGCTTCGGACGGGGCAATTAA
- a CDS encoding LysR family transcriptional regulator produces the protein MTAPLDLDQLQSFCAIADCGSFTEAARRVNKTQSAVSMQIKRLEERLGQTLLTRDGRSVSLTHHGEVLYERARKMLRTNAEILDHFNDNDLAGSIRFGVPDDYAVRLLPVILSSFQRTHPKIAVDVSCMASEQLLEGMKAGRYDLIVFTQGTDHNFGELFRTEKMFWVSSHGGRALASDPLAIACGPNCCIWRKDAMEQLDRSGLDYRVAYTSSNATAISSAVLSDLAVGFLPESALQPGMRVVGDEYGLPHLADAQIALTRASHAYGGIYDALANHIVQSMGNLETTVHAEAAE, from the coding sequence ATGACAGCTCCCCTCGACCTCGATCAATTGCAAAGTTTCTGCGCCATTGCCGATTGCGGCAGCTTCACCGAAGCGGCGCGGCGCGTGAACAAAACCCAGTCGGCCGTGTCGATGCAGATCAAGCGGCTCGAAGAAAGGCTGGGGCAAACCTTACTGACGCGGGACGGCCGCAGCGTCAGCCTGACCCATCATGGCGAAGTGCTCTATGAGCGGGCGCGCAAAATGCTGCGCACCAATGCCGAGATTCTGGACCACTTCAACGATAATGACCTGGCCGGCTCGATCCGTTTCGGGGTGCCGGACGATTATGCGGTGCGCCTGTTGCCGGTCATTTTATCCAGTTTCCAGCGTACCCATCCCAAGATCGCCGTGGACGTGTCCTGCATGGCTTCGGAACAATTGCTCGAGGGCATGAAGGCGGGGCGCTACGATCTGATCGTGTTCACGCAAGGCACCGATCACAATTTCGGCGAGTTGTTCCGCACCGAGAAGATGTTCTGGGTCTCGAGCCATGGCGGGCGGGCGCTTGCCAGCGACCCCCTCGCCATTGCCTGCGGTCCCAATTGCTGCATCTGGCGCAAGGACGCGATGGAGCAGCTCGACCGCAGCGGGCTCGATTACCGGGTGGCCTATACCTCTTCCAATGCGACGGCCATTTCCTCAGCGGTCCTGTCGGACCTGGCGGTCGGCTTCCTGCCCGAAAGCGCGCTGCAGCCGGGCATGCGGGTGGTCGGGGACGAATATGGCCTGCCTCACCTGGCCGATGCACAGATCGCGCTGACCCGCGCCAGCCATGCCTATGGTGGCATTTACGATGCGCTGGCCAATCACATTGTGCAGTCCATGGGCAATCTGGAAACAACCGTTCACGCAGAAGCCGCCGAGTAG
- a CDS encoding DUF6101 family protein — protein sequence MVHGVAMEGSSVVLAFGRPVLAERRFMAANDNGPKEPVKTVTVRKMLEQSGVAIKIKVPVTEFIGVAVATAISEDGMLTSSIELVHSDAELNYKVFEEEGNHNVVAEWQNWGKKLRLPLFIKAGDGAYMPYSQQVDGVMLGSPTPRRKLAADASRRPRFLNRRKPGQADAH from the coding sequence ATGGTTCATGGCGTTGCGATGGAAGGCTCGTCAGTCGTTCTGGCCTTTGGCCGCCCGGTCCTGGCCGAGCGCCGCTTCATGGCGGCAAACGACAATGGCCCCAAGGAGCCGGTCAAAACCGTCACGGTCCGCAAAATGCTCGAACAGAGCGGCGTGGCCATCAAGATCAAGGTGCCGGTGACTGAATTTATCGGCGTAGCCGTGGCCACCGCCATTTCGGAAGACGGCATGCTGACCAGCTCGATCGAACTGGTCCATTCCGATGCCGAGCTCAATTACAAAGTCTTCGAGGAAGAGGGCAATCACAACGTCGTCGCCGAATGGCAGAACTGGGGCAAGAAGCTCCGCCTGCCGCTGTTCATCAAGGCCGGCGATGGTGCCTATATGCCCTATAGCCAGCAAGTCGATGGGGTCATGCTGGGCAGTCCGACCCCGCGCCGCAAGCTTGCCGCCGATGCCTCGCGCCGCCCCCGCTTTCTCAATCGCCGCAAGCCCGGCCAGGCCGACGCGCACTAA
- a CDS encoding DUF1127 domain-containing protein, translating to MALSLPGERSVAAGSRVNPVRALVAWIARARALRARRKTLQELLALDTARLKDLGLKHSDIVDAMQATNGRAAGMILNAARSRNAKS from the coding sequence ATGGCTCTCTCGCTACCCGGCGAGCGGTCAGTTGCGGCCGGCTCGCGCGTCAACCCTGTTCGCGCCCTCGTTGCCTGGATTGCCCGGGCTCGGGCTCTGCGCGCCCGTCGCAAAACGCTCCAGGAGCTGCTGGCGCTCGATACTGCGCGGCTCAAGGATCTCGGCCTCAAGCATAGCGATATCGTGGATGCCATGCAGGCCACCAATGGCCGGGCCGCCGGCATGATCCTGAACGCGGCCCGGTCGCGCAACGCAAAGAGCTAA
- a CDS encoding 16S rRNA (uracil(1498)-N(3))-methyltransferase, with protein sequence MPRSHASLPRLFVEPDLAAKTQIALNKDQSLYLAAVLRKAVGDEVVLFNGRDGAWLCRLISDSKKSVTLDAVEQIAPQTPPSDLWYGFAPLKSERLDYVIQKAVEMGVGIIQPVMTQFTQLHRLKPERLSANAIEAAEQCEVLSVPQIAPETSLEALLDTWPGVHGDRILLFADEAEASASPVAALERLADRRIGLLIGPEGGFSDAERAKLRASPFVVPISLGPRILRADTAAVAGLAVIQSIIGDWR encoded by the coding sequence ATGCCCCGCAGTCACGCCTCCCTTCCCCGCCTATTTGTCGAGCCGGACCTGGCCGCGAAGACACAGATTGCGTTGAACAAGGATCAGTCCCTCTATCTCGCCGCAGTGCTGCGCAAAGCTGTTGGCGACGAGGTAGTGTTGTTCAATGGCCGGGATGGCGCCTGGCTCTGCCGGCTGATCAGCGACTCGAAAAAATCGGTGACGCTGGACGCAGTCGAGCAAATCGCTCCGCAAACCCCGCCATCCGACCTCTGGTATGGTTTTGCACCGCTCAAAAGCGAGCGGCTCGATTATGTGATCCAGAAAGCGGTGGAAATGGGCGTCGGCATCATCCAGCCGGTCATGACCCAATTTACCCAATTGCATCGGCTCAAGCCCGAACGGCTCAGCGCCAATGCCATAGAGGCCGCCGAGCAATGCGAGGTCCTCTCGGTGCCGCAGATTGCGCCGGAAACCAGCCTTGAGGCTCTGCTCGACACCTGGCCGGGCGTGCATGGGGACCGGATATTGCTCTTTGCCGACGAGGCCGAGGCCTCGGCCTCGCCTGTTGCGGCGCTGGAACGTCTTGCGGACAGGCGCATTGGCCTTCTGATCGGTCCGGAAGGCGGTTTCTCCGATGCCGAGCGGGCAAAGCTGCGCGCATCGCCCTTCGTCGTTCCCATCAGCCTGGGCCCCAGAATCCTCAGGGCTGACACGGCTGCAGTGGCCGGCCTGGCTGTTATACAGTCGATCATCGGTGATTGGCGATAA